A single region of the Lotus japonicus ecotype B-129 chromosome 4, LjGifu_v1.2 genome encodes:
- the LOC130713342 gene encoding uncharacterized protein LOC130713342 translates to MKSPCATFVTGRLKLNCSKRRVLLWDEPMMNKRCFEALVRSLNDVMKTRANYGNDRPFGGKVVVLGGDFRQILPVISKGSRADIVGSAVTSSYLWKYCKVMKMTVNMRLRSASSSASAAEIREFAEWILKVGDGTVDTIDEDDTTIEIPSDLLIGQGPDPLLELVNFAYPDLVPNLESDWYFQERAILAPTLECVEQVNNYMLSKLPGVERELILKEGVPIMLLRNIDQAGGLCDGTRLRVTHLTQYIIVATVLSGIRLGKTEYIPRITLTPSDSGLPFKFSRRQFPVTLCFAMTINKSQGQSLSHVGLYLPRPVFTHGQLYVALSRVKSRKGPKVLIVDEQGVVSTSTRNVVYKEVFENV, encoded by the exons ATGAAGTCTCCATGTGCAACCTTCGTCACGGGTCGCTTAAAGCTGAATTGCTCCAAAAGGCGAGTCTTATTATGGGATGAGCCGATGATGAACAAACGTTGCTTTGAAGCGTTGGTCAGGTCTTTGAATGACGTTATGAAAACAAGAGCAAATTACGGCAACGACAGGCCTTTCGGGGGTAAGGTTGTCGTACTGGGAGGGGACTTCAGGCAAATTCTTCCGGTTATTTCAAAGGGAAGCAGAGCTGATATTGTGGGGTCGGCCGTAACTTCGTCATACTTATGGAAATATTGCAAGGTCATGAAAATGACGGTGAACATGAGATTACGGAGCGCCTCATCCTCAGCGTCTGCTGCAGAGATAAGAGAGTTCGCTGAGTGGATTCTTAAGGTGGGCGACGGAACGGTTGACACCATCGACGAGGATGATACCACGATTGAGATTCCGTCGGATTTGTTGATCGGACAGGGTCCCGATCCTCTTCTTGAGTTGGTCAATTTTGCTTATCCGGACTTAGTGCCGAACTTGGAAAGCGATTGGTACTTCCAGGAAAGGGCGATTCTCGCCCCTACACTCGAGTGCGTCGAGCAGGTCAACAACTACATGCTGTCAAAGCTTCCTGGTGTCGAGAGAGA ACTGATATTGAAAGAAGGGGTTCCGATCATGCTTCTACGAAACATAGACCAAGCGGGCGGTCTGTGTGATGGGACCCGGTTGAGGGTCACCCATCTTACTCAGTATATAATTGTTGCGACTGTTTTATCAGGAATCAGGCTGGGTAAAACTGAGTACATTCCGAGGATAACCTTAACGCCTTCTGACTCTGGTCTTCCCTTCAAGTTCTCTCGAAGGCAGTTTCCGGTGACTTTATGCTTCGCGATGACTATAAACAAGAGTCAGGGCCAGTCCCTTTCTCATGTCGGTTTGTACCTTCCGAGGCCTGTGTTTACTCATGGACAGCTGTATGTCGCTCTCTCAAGGGTCAAGTCTAGAAAAGGACCGAAGGTGCTCATTGTGGATGAGCAAGGGGTGGTTTCGACCTCCACGCGCAATGTTGTCTACaaagaagtttttgagaacgTGTGA